One window of the Desulfocurvibacter africanus subsp. africanus DSM 2603 genome contains the following:
- the flhA gene encoding flagellar biosynthesis protein FlhA — translation MASKAAKSSTLSLNYERFARQGDIMLAAGVVTILFVMLVPLPTLFIDLMLTLSISLSLVVLVTTMFMSSPLEFSIFPSLLLVTTLLRLSLNVATTRLILLHGDGGTEAAGNVIRAFGEFVVGGNYFVGIVIFLILFFLNKMVITTGTTRIAEVAARFTLDAMPGKQMAIEADLNAGLIDEKEATLQRSNLRREADFYGAMDGAGKFVQGDVNAGLLITFVNIIGGILIGMIQKDMNWMEAAQIYTLLTIGDGLVSTIPSLIISTSAGIIVSRAAAEAKMGEEFLAQLTFHPRALKLVSAILLVFAIVPGMPTVPFLVLSVLIFVVSKATQVHRDSVDSLAPDRGKASGKLGSKSGAKALPGGKAGEQPSSLDTPEEVQALLPLDVLELEVGYGLIPLVDEEQNGNLLARIRSIRRQFALDMGVIVPSLHLRDNLQLKPGQYTVVIKGNEVASAEILIDHLLAMDPGDVKHRIKGIETREPAFNLPALWIPERQKEEAMLAGYTVVDPSTVIATHLTEVFRHNLHEFLGRQEIQSLLDHLAKRAPKVVEELVPDILPLGSVQKVLQNLVKENVSIRDLLTIVEAMADFGSAVKDPDQLTEYVRGRLSRTIIKPYLGGDGTLSMITLHQSLERVFQENLRQTDHGAYLSMDPMQAQRIIKAISKTHENAVAGDGQPVLLTSPSVRPHLAQLITRFIPNLPVISQAEIPSEIRLQTLAVVNVDNAS, via the coding sequence ATGGCTAGCAAAGCGGCAAAGAGCAGCACACTCAGCTTGAACTACGAGCGCTTCGCACGTCAGGGCGACATCATGCTCGCCGCGGGCGTGGTGACGATCCTTTTCGTCATGCTCGTGCCGCTGCCCACCCTGTTCATCGACCTCATGCTCACCTTGAGCATCTCGCTCTCGCTGGTGGTGCTCGTGACCACCATGTTCATGAGCTCGCCGCTCGAGTTTTCCATCTTTCCGAGCCTTCTGTTGGTGACCACCCTGCTGCGTCTGTCGCTCAACGTGGCCACCACGCGCCTCATCCTGCTCCACGGCGACGGGGGCACCGAGGCCGCGGGTAACGTCATCAGGGCCTTCGGCGAATTCGTCGTAGGCGGCAACTATTTCGTCGGCATCGTCATCTTCCTCATCCTGTTCTTCCTGAACAAGATGGTCATCACCACGGGCACCACGCGTATCGCCGAAGTCGCCGCGCGCTTTACCCTGGACGCAATGCCCGGCAAGCAGATGGCCATCGAGGCCGACCTCAACGCCGGGCTCATCGACGAGAAGGAGGCCACGCTCCAGCGCTCGAACCTGCGCCGCGAGGCTGACTTCTACGGCGCCATGGATGGCGCGGGCAAGTTCGTGCAGGGCGACGTGAACGCCGGCCTGCTCATCACCTTCGTGAATATCATCGGCGGCATCCTCATCGGCATGATCCAGAAGGACATGAACTGGATGGAGGCCGCCCAGATCTATACCCTGCTGACCATCGGCGACGGTCTGGTCTCAACCATCCCTTCGCTCATCATCTCGACCTCGGCCGGCATCATTGTTTCGCGCGCCGCGGCCGAAGCCAAGATGGGCGAGGAATTCCTGGCCCAGTTGACCTTCCATCCGCGGGCTCTCAAGCTCGTGTCGGCCATTCTGCTGGTTTTCGCGATCGTGCCCGGCATGCCCACGGTGCCGTTCCTTGTCCTTTCGGTATTGATCTTCGTCGTCTCCAAAGCCACCCAAGTGCACCGTGATTCCGTGGACAGTCTGGCTCCCGATAGAGGCAAGGCCAGCGGTAAACTCGGCTCCAAGTCCGGCGCCAAGGCCTTGCCGGGCGGCAAAGCCGGCGAGCAGCCTTCGAGCCTCGACACGCCGGAGGAAGTCCAAGCCCTGCTGCCCCTCGACGTGCTGGAGCTGGAAGTGGGTTACGGGCTCATCCCGCTCGTGGACGAAGAGCAGAACGGCAACCTGCTGGCGCGCATTCGCTCGATCCGCCGCCAGTTCGCCCTGGACATGGGCGTGATCGTGCCCTCGCTGCACCTGCGTGACAACCTGCAGCTCAAGCCGGGACAGTACACCGTGGTCATCAAGGGCAATGAGGTGGCCTCGGCCGAAATCCTCATCGACCATCTGCTGGCCATGGATCCGGGCGACGTGAAGCACCGCATCAAGGGCATCGAGACGCGCGAGCCGGCCTTCAACCTGCCGGCCCTGTGGATACCCGAACGTCAGAAGGAAGAAGCCATGCTCGCCGGATATACCGTGGTCGATCCCTCGACGGTCATAGCCACGCACCTGACCGAGGTATTCCGGCATAATCTGCACGAGTTCCTGGGTCGCCAGGAGATTCAGAGCCTGCTGGACCACTTGGCCAAACGCGCGCCCAAGGTCGTGGAGGAACTGGTGCCCGATATCCTGCCCCTGGGCAGCGTGCAGAAGGTGCTCCAGAACCTGGTCAAGGAAAACGTATCCATCCGCGACCTGCTGACAATCGTGGAGGCCATGGCCGACTTCGGCTCGGCCGTAAAAGATCCGGACCAGCTCACGGAGTATGTGCGCGGCAGACTGAGCAGGACCATCATCAAGCCCTACCTGGGCGGCGACGGCACCCTGTCCATGATCACCCTGCACCAGAGCCTGGAGCGCGTGTTTCAGGAAAACCTGCGCCAGACCGATCATGGCGCGTATCTGTCCATGGACCCCATGCAGGCCCAGCGCATTATCAAGGCCATCAGCAAGACGCACGAGAACGCCGTGGCCGGCGATGGTCAGCCGGTGCTGCTCACCTCGCCCTCCGTCAGGCCGCATCTTGCCCAGCTCATCACCAGGTTCATTCCGAACCTGCCGGTGATATCGCAGGCTGAGATTCCGTCGGAAATCCGTCTCCAAACCTTAGCAGTGGTGAACGTCGACAATGCAAGTTAG
- the hgcA gene encoding mercury methylation corrinoid protein HgcA, which translates to MKRPDTLSAADSVPCCGPAPQPVAGEIRESIHSPEMSPIGFAGDRPGYRQERFVLGWHATSLGPVPQVATHLSAADRLGGVGVRWGIGRGRYRVIPGLYAVGSPGAQSPVIVTANYKLTFDALRKELSGLGAWLLVLDTKGVNVWCAAGKKIFSAEEIVRRVRACGLERLVAHRTLVLPQLAAPGVAAREVRRGCGFKAVFGPVCASDLKAFIAADMQASPEMRRVSFGLWDRLAVAPVEIHNARRKALYAALILLVLAGLGPGVWSLGRMLDRWPAAFGSLVLGFFGGAFIMPALLPWLPFRAFALKGGLAGLAMGTLAAALFAGGLGWLDGLAMILAATVVGSWYGLNYTGSSTFTSPSGVERELRRYMPAQAVLTLAALIAWLVSPFAA; encoded by the coding sequence ATCAAGCGTCCCGACACGCTGTCCGCGGCCGACAGCGTCCCTTGTTGCGGTCCGGCGCCTCAGCCCGTTGCGGGCGAGATCCGCGAGTCGATCCACTCTCCTGAGATGTCACCTATCGGTTTTGCGGGAGATCGACCCGGCTACCGCCAGGAGCGCTTTGTCCTGGGCTGGCACGCGACCTCTTTGGGACCCGTGCCGCAAGTGGCCACCCATTTGTCCGCCGCCGACCGCCTGGGGGGCGTGGGCGTGCGCTGGGGCATCGGCCGGGGGCGCTACCGTGTGATCCCGGGCCTCTACGCCGTGGGCTCTCCCGGCGCGCAGAGTCCGGTCATCGTCACGGCCAATTATAAGCTGACTTTTGACGCCCTGCGCAAGGAATTGTCCGGCTTGGGCGCTTGGCTGCTCGTGCTGGATACCAAGGGCGTCAACGTCTGGTGCGCGGCGGGCAAGAAAATCTTCAGCGCCGAGGAGATCGTGCGCCGCGTGCGCGCCTGCGGTCTGGAACGGCTGGTCGCCCACCGCACCCTGGTGCTGCCCCAGCTGGCAGCGCCGGGCGTGGCCGCGCGGGAAGTGCGGCGAGGCTGCGGCTTCAAGGCCGTGTTCGGCCCCGTGTGCGCCAGCGACCTAAAAGCTTTCATAGCGGCGGATATGCAAGCCTCCCCGGAGATGCGCAGGGTTTCCTTCGGCCTGTGGGACCGACTCGCCGTCGCACCCGTGGAGATCCATAACGCGCGCCGCAAGGCCCTGTACGCGGCCCTGATTCTGCTCGTTCTGGCAGGCCTTGGACCCGGCGTCTGGTCCCTGGGGCGCATGCTCGACCGCTGGCCGGCGGCCTTCGGCTCCTTGGTCCTGGGCTTTTTCGGCGGAGCCTTCATCATGCCGGCGCTGCTGCCCTGGCTGCCTTTCCGCGCCTTCGCCCTCAAGGGCGGCCTGGCCGGACTGGCCATGGGAACGCTTGCGGCGGCCTTGTTCGCGGGCGGCCTCGGCTGGCTGGATGGCTTGGCCATGATCCTGGCCGCGACAGTCGTGGGCTCCTGGTACGGGCTCAACTACACCGGATCGAGCACCTTCACTTCGCCATCGGGCGTGGAACGCGAATTGCGCCGCTACATGCCGGCGCAAGCCGTATTGACGCTGGCGGCCCTGATCGCCTGGCTCGTGTCGCCCTTCGCGGCATGA
- the flhB gene encoding flagellar biosynthesis protein FlhB, producing MPQSDPSKTESATAKRRKKSRDEGNVPRSQELSKLAVILVGLLVLRLLIGFIGDEMKSLFASFLSNWGNLELTTEGLYILFVDLAVHLAKMLLPVLFSLALAAFVINRIQVGQLWTTKVFKPKMEKFVNIVGGIKRLIFNVDAFVRLARSILGAAAVAIGPIILLRHEMNNLLPLFSQTTEGIAVYMLTVSYKMVLYSLIPMITVAVIDTVYTRWDYEEKLKMTKDEVKDERKQAEGDPKIRQRQKQKMMAMSMSRMLHNVPKADVVVTNPTHFAVALSYDLSKAPAPLVVAKGADHMAKRIREMAREAGVPIRENKPLARALYDQVEVGDIIPEDLYKAVATILARLHKFRKKRAG from the coding sequence ATGCCCCAAAGTGATCCCAGTAAAACAGAATCAGCCACAGCAAAGCGACGTAAAAAGTCCCGCGACGAAGGCAACGTCCCCCGCAGCCAGGAGCTTTCCAAGCTGGCCGTGATCCTGGTCGGGCTGCTCGTTCTGCGTCTGCTCATCGGCTTCATCGGCGACGAGATGAAGAGCCTCTTCGCCAGCTTTCTTTCGAATTGGGGCAACCTGGAGCTGACCACCGAGGGCTTGTATATCCTGTTCGTGGATCTGGCCGTGCATCTGGCCAAAATGCTCCTGCCTGTGTTGTTCAGCCTGGCCCTGGCCGCCTTCGTGATCAACCGAATACAAGTCGGCCAGTTGTGGACCACCAAGGTCTTCAAGCCTAAAATGGAAAAATTCGTCAACATCGTCGGCGGCATCAAGCGGCTCATATTCAACGTGGACGCCTTCGTGCGCCTGGCGCGAAGCATTCTTGGCGCGGCGGCCGTGGCCATCGGCCCGATCATCCTGCTGCGCCATGAGATGAACAACCTGCTGCCGCTGTTCAGCCAGACCACCGAAGGCATTGCCGTATACATGCTAACGGTCAGCTACAAGATGGTCCTCTACTCGCTTATCCCCATGATCACCGTGGCCGTGATCGATACGGTCTATACGCGCTGGGACTACGAGGAAAAGCTCAAGATGACCAAGGACGAGGTCAAGGACGAGCGCAAGCAGGCCGAGGGCGACCCGAAAATACGGCAGAGACAGAAGCAAAAGATGATGGCCATGTCCATGAGCCGCATGCTCCATAACGTGCCCAAGGCGGATGTGGTGGTGACCAACCCCACGCACTTCGCCGTGGCTCTGAGCTACGATCTCTCCAAGGCTCCCGCGCCGCTCGTGGTGGCCAAGGGCGCCGATCACATGGCCAAGCGCATCAGGGAAATGGCGCGGGAGGCGGGCGTGCCCATCCGCGAAAACAAACCCCTGGCACGGGCTTTGTATGATCAGGTCGAGGTTGGGGACATCATCCCCGAGGATCTGTACAAGGCCGTAGCCACCATCTTGGCCAGGCTGCACAAATTCAGGAAGAAACGAGCCGGCTAA
- the fliR gene encoding flagellar biosynthetic protein FliR → MNLFNFNPADFLSFLLTLMRISLVLFIMPFYGGKVTPTPLKAALCLILTIAVWPALSFPGQQFPANIWTIVVMLIGEITLGLVMGIVVNVLFAAVQTGGSLIGFQMGFSMVNVADPMTGTNESITGHFMYMVTFMTFLILDGHLLLLRALAESFQRIPPGGLYLSPALAREVLGMSSQIFVLGIKIAAPVMVAVFLVDLAIALVGRAAPQMSILSFGFPLKIITGFLFLGLMFTIMARYVGQFIINMDAMFHSIFMLGAPLAR, encoded by the coding sequence ATGAATCTCTTCAACTTCAATCCGGCCGACTTTCTCAGCTTCCTGCTTACCCTGATGCGCATCAGTCTCGTGCTGTTCATCATGCCCTTCTATGGCGGCAAGGTGACCCCGACTCCGCTCAAGGCTGCCCTGTGCCTGATCCTGACCATCGCCGTGTGGCCGGCTTTGAGCTTTCCCGGGCAGCAATTCCCGGCAAATATATGGACTATCGTCGTCATGCTCATCGGCGAGATCACCCTGGGCCTCGTCATGGGCATAGTGGTCAACGTTCTTTTCGCCGCAGTGCAGACCGGCGGCAGCCTCATCGGCTTCCAGATGGGCTTCTCCATGGTCAACGTGGCCGACCCTATGACGGGCACGAACGAATCCATCACCGGCCACTTCATGTACATGGTCACCTTCATGACCTTCCTGATCCTGGATGGGCACCTGTTGCTGCTGCGCGCCTTGGCCGAATCCTTCCAGCGCATTCCTCCTGGCGGCCTGTACCTGAGCCCGGCCCTGGCCCGTGAAGTGCTCGGCATGTCCAGTCAAATTTTTGTTTTAGGCATCAAGATAGCCGCGCCGGTCATGGTGGCCGTGTTCCTGGTGGACCTGGCCATCGCCCTGGTGGGCCGCGCCGCGCCGCAAATGAGCATCCTGTCCTTCGGTTTCCCGCTCAAGATCATCACCGGCTTCCTTTTCCTGGGGTTGATGTTCACGATCATGGCCCGTTATGTGGGTCAGTTCATCATCAACATGGACGCCATGTTCCACTCCATCTTCATGCTCGGCGCGCCCTTAGCGCGCTGA